The following proteins are encoded in a genomic region of Magnolia sinica isolate HGM2019 chromosome 1, MsV1, whole genome shotgun sequence:
- the LOC131251857 gene encoding cytochrome P450 76A2-like, with protein MEKVSSFLLWSSILLPAALIFLLVRKKRKNVGIRSRPRPPGPRGWPVVGNMFDLGSVPHLTLAALRQKHGPVVSLQFGSMKTVVVLSAEAATELFKNHDLSFAGRTITEAMRGCSFNESSMALGQYGPYWRALRRICTTELFINRRLNETVSIRNKCVDDMLRWIAEEAEEKGSVEVIRFAFLAVFNLVSNLMLSRDLLDPQSKEGAEFFRLNSTMAGLSGKPNVADFFPSLRWLDPQGIRKKMDECVGRALEIASGFVEDHIQNQSLGEEIGKKDFLDVLLEFRGEVKERVEISDRDLKVLILEIFLAATDTTTSTIEWAMAELLRNPGLMSKVQAELDQVVGRGIKIEEKHMEGLPYLNAVIKETLRLHPPLPFLIPRRAVEDTEYMGYSIVKDTQVLVHAWAIGRDPSWDDPLSFKPERFLHSDIDYRGHHFQLIPFGAGRRMCAGLPLADRMLHLLLGSLLHCFDWTLDGNVMPETLDMEERMGITLHKAIPLKAIPKPRMA; from the exons ATGGAGAAGGTATCCAGCTTCTTGCTTTGGTCCAGCATCTTATTGCCTGCTGCACTGATTTTCCTCCTGGTGCGAAAAAAGCGCAAGAACGTTGGCATCAGATCTCGGCCACGACCCCCAGGGCCTCGAGGATGGCCTGTCGTGGGCAATATGTTCGATCTGGGAAGCGTACCCCACCTGACCCTTGCTGCCCTCCGCCAAAAACACGGCCCCGTCGTGTCGCTTCAGTTTGGATCGATGAAAACCGTGGTAGTACTGTCGGCAGAAGCTGCTACAGAGTTATTCAAGAACCACGACCTGTCTTTTGCCGGCCGTACCATCACAGAGGCTATGAGAGGTTGCAGCTTCAACGAGAGTTCTATGGCTCTAGGCCAATACGGTCCTTACTGGCGTGCGCTGAGACGGATATGCACGACGGAGCTGTTCATCAACAGGCGCCTCAACGAGACAGTTTCCATACGAAATAAGTGCGTAGATGACATGTTGAGGTGGATAGCTGAGGAAGCAGAAGAGAAGGGTAGTGTGGAAGTGATCCGTTTTGCATTCCTTGCCGTCTTCAACTTGGTCAGTAATCTCATGCTCTCCCGCGACCTGTTGGACCCACAGTCGAAAGAAGGAGCGGAGTTCTTCCGTTTGAATTCTACAATGGCAGGGTTGAGTGGAAAGCCTAATGTGGCAGACTTCTTCCCCTCATTGAGATGGCTTGATCCGCAGGGTATAAGGAAGAAAATGGATGAGTGCGTGGGGCGTGCGTTGGAAATTGCTTCAGGGTTTGTGGAAGACCACATTCAAAACCAGAGCTTAGGTGAAGAGATTGGGAAGAAGGATTTCTTGGATGTGCTGTTGGAATTCAGAGGAGAAGTTAAGGAGCGTGTCGAAATCTCGGATAGAGATCTCAAAGTGCTGATACTG GAAATATTCTTAGCTGCTACAGACACAACAACCAGTACTATAGAGTGGGCGATGGCTGAGCTCCTTCGCAACCCTGGATTAATGAGCAAGGTCCAGGCAGAGCTAGACCAAGTCGTGGGTCGAGGCATAAAGATTGAAGAGAAGCATATGGAAGGCCTGCCATATCTAAATGCCGTTATAAAAGAAACACTGCGATTGCATCCTCCACTTCCTTTCCTGATACCACGCAGAGCAGTAGAAGATACTGAATACATGGGATACTCAATAGTTAAGGACACACAGGTTCTTGTACACGCATGGGCAATAGGAAGGGACCCGTCTTGGGACGATCCCTTGTCCTTCAAGCCCGAGAGGTTCTTACATTCAGATATTGATTATCGGGGGCACCATTTTCAGCTCATCCCCTTTGGAGCTGGGAGACGGATGTGCGCGGGCCTTCCTTTAGCTGACCGGATGCTTCACCTTCTTCTCGGCTCTCTGCTTCATTGTTTTGACTGGACTCTTGATGGAAACGTCATGCCAGAGACGTTGGATATGGAGGAGAGGATGGGAATCACCTTGCATAAGGCTATCCCATTGAAAGCAATACCTAAACCCCGAATGGCATAG